In Abyssibacter profundi, the sequence ACACTCATCACAATGCGTAACGGCTTCAGCACCCGCCACCCCACGCCGGCCGACAGATACCTGCGCTCGGAATCGGGTGCCCGGGCACTGCGGCTTTGATCGTCCACGGTGGATGATTCCTGGGCAAAGCCGGCCGAAACCGTCCAACGCTCGTGCAGGCGATAGCCCACGCCCAGGGCTGCCAGCACGCTGTCCTGAAAATGCAGCGGTTGGGTGACGGTCGGGGTGGCGTTATCGAATACGACCGTGGCCGATTGCAGCCGTGACCACCGGGTCCAGCGCAGGGACCCAGCCACCGTCCAGCGACCGGGCTGCCAGACCAGGGATGACGATAGCGTCTCGGGCAGCGTGAGCCGGGTCGAAAACCCCGTGTCGCTGGTGGCTGCGGCCACAGGCGTCGCCACCTCGTCTTCGTAGGAGCGACCCATGGCAGCCAGGCCGACACGCACGCCGGTTAGGCAGGGGTCGTCGTGAAATTCCTCCAGCGTCCAGCCGCGCCGCTCCCGGCTGGCGGCCCCGTCGAGCCGATGGGGCACCGGTGCCCGGTAGCTCAGCCCCAGGGCGAGATCGCGGCGTAGCTGCAACAGGGCGCCGGCCTGCCAGGCCAGCGCAAACTCTCGGGATTCCAACCGGTTGTGAAAATCGTATTTGCCCGGCAGCGTCGGCTCGCCGGCCAGCATGCAGGCGGGTGTGGTGGCATTGAATCCCGCTTCCTCAATGACAGCCTGTTGCACATAACTGCCCAGATCCACGTCATTCGAGAATTCTGTGTCGAACACCTGCGCCCGCAGCCCCAGGCCCACGCGCAACCAGTCGGTCGCCTGCCACGCCACCGCGGGCACGAGTTCCACACCTCGAATCACGGTATCAATGCTGTGGTAGCGCCCCCGCCAGTCTGGATCAAAGCGCAAGGTGATACCGAAGGGCGCCGACAAGCTCACCCCGACTGCCACATGCGAGCCCAACCGATGGGAGATCACGATGTCGGGCAGCGGCAGATCGAGTCGGCCGGGGTCTCCCCCATCGCCACCGCTAATGTCGCCGCCACCCTCGGTTTGCTCCCGCCGGGCATCCCCGGAAAAGTGCGTGGAGTAGTACGCCAGGTGGCCACCCAAGGTCGCCGCCGTCTCGGCGCGGGCCCCGTGCAGTGCCGGGTTGCGTGCCGGCGCGCCCAGATCATCGGCATGGGCATCGACGCCGGCAAAGGCCATGCCGCTGCCCGCCACGCTATCGAATGGCAGGGAAAAACTCCCATTGGCCTGCGCCGCGGCACAGGCCAATGCGCCGATCAGGCCAGCCGTGATCCGTCGTCCGAGCCACCCCTTCTGGCGTGGTGACGGCTTAATCCCGCCCTCGCGAGTCATCGCCTCGGCCCGCCTGGCCGATCGCTGACATCAAAGACTTCATCGGCGACATGTCGGCCACGCGATCGTGGGTTTCTGCGATTCGGTGCATGTCGTCGGCGATCTGGATAATCGCCCGGATGGTCTCGAGCACCACACGCGCCAGCACGGCACCGACCAGAAAATAGGCGGGTCCGACAACGAGCAGATTGAACAATCCCAGCCATAACGATTCCGCAAAGGCGTCCGAGACGGTGGCCACGCAGAATACCCCCAGCCCGGCCAGGCAGACGATGTACACCGGCGTGAGCATGCGAGCGGCGACGCCCTGACGGAATTGCACGTCATGAATGGCCGCCCAGAGCGGCCCCAACGTGGTTTGCCTGCGATGTTGCGATGATGTCCGGGACATGGGTCCTCCTGACAAGTGCGGCCGGTGCGGGTATCATCCGCCTATCCGGATAGGCGGATGCGAAGCGCGTGCATCCAGCCAGAATGTTGCAGCGCACAAACACCGTAGAGGAAACCATGGCAGACCTCAAACAAGCCCTTGCCGACCGTATTCTGGTGCTCGACGGTGCCATGGGCACCATGATCCAGCGCTATCAGCTGGACGAGGCCGCCTATCGCGGCGAGCGCTTTGCGGACTTTGACCGCGAGGTCAAAGGCAACAACGATCTGCTGTCGCTCACCCAGCCCGACATCATTCGCGAGATCCATGGCCAGTACCTGGATGCAGGGTCAGACATCGTCGAGACCAACACCTTCTCGGCGACGACCATCGCCCAGGCGGACTACGCCATGGAGGACCTGGCCTACGAGCTGAACAAGGTCTCGGCCGAGCTGGCCCGCGAGGCGGCTGAATCACGGTCCACGGCCGACAAGCCGCGCTTTGTGCTGGGTGCCATCGGCCCGACCAATCGCACGGCGTCCATCTCACCGGACGTCAACGACCCCGGCAAGCGCAACGTGACCTTCGATGAATTGGTCACGGCGTATCGCCAGGCCGCCGAAGGGCTCATCGATGGCGGCGTTGACGGCCTGTTGATCGAAACCATCTTCGACACGCTGAACGCCAAGGCGGCGATCTTCGCCTGCAAACGCCTGCAGCGGGATCGCGGACTTGAGATTCCGCTGCTGCTCTCCGGCACCATTACCGATGCCTCGGGCCGCACGCTATCCGGCCAGACCACCGAGGCCTTCTACAACTCGGTGCGTCATGCTCGCCCGTTGGCCATCGGCCTGAACTGCGCGCTGGGGCCGGATGCCCTGCGCCAGTATGTCTCCGAGATGGCGCGGATTGCCGAGGGCTACACGTTGGCCTATCCCAATGCCGGCCTGCCCAACGAGTTTGGTGAATACGACATGGACCCGGAAGAAATGGCGGAGTATGTCGGCGAGTGGGCCGACTCTGGCCTGGTGAATCTGGTGGGCGGCTGCTGCGGCTCCACGCCGGACCACATCGGCGCCATTGCCAACGCGGTGGCGGGCAAAGCCCCGCGTCAACCCAGCACCCATGAAGCGGCCATGCGCCTGTCGGGTCTCGAACCGTTTACGGTTGCTGCCTGAACCGGCGGCGAATTGCTATGAAATCAACTGCTACTTTCGTTAACGTCGGCGAACGCACGAATGTCACCGGCTCGGCGCGCTTCAAGCGCCTGATCAAGGAGAACGACTACGCCACCGCGCTGGACGTGGCCCGTGATCAGGTCGAAAACGGCGCCCAGATCATCGACGTCAATATGGACGAGGGGATGCTGGACTCGGTCGAGGCCATGCGAACCTTTTTGAACCTGATTGCCGGCGAGCCGGATATCGCCCGCGTGCCCATCATGATCGACAGCTCCAAATGGGAGGTGATCGAGGCCGGGCTGCAATGCGCCCAGGGCAAGTGCATCGTCAACTCCATCTCCCTCAAGGAGGGCGAGGACAAGTTCATCGAGCAGGCCCAGTTGTGCATGGACTACGGCGCGGCCGTCGTGGTCATGGCATTTGACGAGGTGGGCCAAGCCGACACCGAAGACCGCAAGGTTGAGATCTGCCAGCGCGCCTACCAGGTGCTGACCGAGCAGGTCGGCTTCCCCGCCGAGGACATCATTTTCGACCCCAACATCTTTGCGGTCGCCACCGGCATCGAAGAACACAACAACTACGCCGTGGACTTCATCGAGGCCACGCGGCGCATTCGCAAGGCCTGCCCCGGCGTGCATGTGTCCGGGGGGCTGTCGAACGTCTCGTTCAGCTTCCGTGGCAACGAGCCCGTGCGCCGCGCCATGCATTCGGTGTTTCTGTACCACGCCATCCAGGCCGGTATGGACATGGGCATCGTCAACGCGGGTCAGCTCGATATTTACGACGACCTCGACCCCGAGCTTCGGGAGCTTTGCGAGGACGTCATCCTCAATCGCCGCGACGACGCCACCGAACGGCTGCTGGACGCCGCCGAGCGATTCCGCGGCGACGGCAAGGCCAAGGAGAAGAAGGAAGACCTCTCCTGGCGTGAACTGCCGGTGGAGAAGCGTCTGGAGCATGCGCTGGTCCGGGGCATCGACGCCTATGTGGTCGAAGACACCGAGGAATGCCGCCAGCGTGCCGAGCGCCCGCTGCATGTCATCGAAGGCCCGCTGATGGACGGCATGAATGTCGTTGGCGACCTCTTCGGCGCCGGCAAGATGTTCCTGCCACAGGTGGTTAAATCCGCCCGCGTGATGAAAAAGGCCGTGGCCCACCTGATTCCCTTCATCGAGGAAGAGAAACAAGACGGCGATCGCGACACGGCCGGCAAGATCGTGTTGGCCACGGTCAAGGGTGACGTGCACGACATCGGCAAGAACATCGTCGGCGTTGTGCTCGGCTGCAACAACTTCGAGGTCGTGGACCTCGGCGTGATGGTCGCCGCCGACAAGATTCTCGACGTGGCGCAGAAAGAAAACGCCGACATCGTCGGGCTTTCGGGGCTGATCACCCCGTCACTGGACGAAATGGTCTATGTGGCGAGCGAGATGCAGCGACGTGGCATGAAGCAACCGCTGCTGATCGGCGGCGCCACCACGTCACGGGCACATACCTCGGTCAAGATCGACAAGGCCTATGACGAACCCGTGGTCTGGGTCAAAGACGCCTCGCGCGCCGTCGGCGTGGCCAGCAAGCTGCTGTCGGAGCAAAAAGCTGACTTTACCGCCGAGATCACGGCCGAGTACGACAAAATCCGCGCCCGCCACACCGGCAAAAAGCGCCAGAAGCTGCAGAAGCTCGACGCGGCCCGTGACAACCGGTTCCGTTTTGACTGGGCCGATTACACGCCACCGACCCCGGCCACACCCGGCATCACCGTGCTGCGGGACTACCCCATCGAAACGCTGATCGAAACCATCGACTGGACGCCGTTCTTCATCTCCTGGGAGATGAAAGGTGTGTACCCGGCGATCCTCAACGATCCGAACAAAGGCCCGGAAGCCCGCAAGCTATTCGCCGATGCCCAGGCCATGCTCAAGCAAATCGTGGATGAAGGCTGGATCAAGGCCCATGGCATCTGCGGCTTTTTCCCGGCCCAGTCCGACGGCGACGATGTCATCGTGCAGACGGACGACCGCAGCAGCGAGCGGGCGCGTCTGTTCAATCTGCGCCAGCAATCCGAGCATCGACCCGGCGTGCCGAACCACTGTCTGGCCGACTACGTGGCCCCGGTGGACAGCGGCCAGCCTGACTGGGTAGGCGGTTTTGCCGTCACCGCCGGCGATGGCATCGAAGCCCATGTGCAGCGCTTCAAAGACGCCCACGACGACTACTCCGCCATCATGCTTGAGGCTCTGGCCGACCGCCTGGCCGAAGCCTTTGCCGAACACCTGCATCAGCGCGTCCGCAAGGAGCTGTGGGGCTACCAGCCCGACGAAACCATGAGCAACGAGGACCTGATCGCCGAGAAATACCAAGGCATTCGACCGGCACCCGGCTATCCCGCATGCCCGGAGCACACCGAAAAGGACACCCTTTGGGACCTGCTCGATGTCGAGAACGCCATTGGGATCCAGCTCACCGAATCCCGTGCCATGTGGCCCGGCGCCTCTGTCTCGGGTTGGTACTACTCGCATCCTGACTCGCGGTACTTTGTCGTCGGCCGAATTGGCAAAGACCAGGTAGAGGACTACGCCAAGCGCAAGGGCTGGGACCTACAAACCGCGGAACAGTGGTTGAGCCCCAATCTGGGCTACGAGCCCGAGGACTAACGGCGGAATACTAGGGACGCTCTGATTGATTCGCGCCACCAAGGCGAAGCCGGTTTTTACATGAGCCCAGGCGGAGTGAGTGCCGCTTGGTCATTCCAAGTCAGCGAACGACACGACTGCGTTGGGAACCTATTCGGACGGCCGTAGGCCGGCCCGGAGGGAGAAGCGCACGGACGCGCTTCGCAACGCAGGATCGCGGAAAAACCGGCCCGTTCCATCTGGATTGCGCCTGCAAACAGGCCAGACTGCGTTAGTCGGCGCATCCATGCGCCTCCCCCGGTGGGCTCGCCTTCGGCGGTTTCAATTCGCTCCCGGCGAATGGGTGCTCGTCGCTCATTTGGAATGACCAAACTTCGTACCTCGCGCCTTGCCTGGCCTGTTTGCAGGCAGCAACTTGGCGGCGCGAACCGGTCCGTGTTTCCCCATGGCGATTAAGAAACAAAATCGCCGACATCGCCTGATTCTGTGTCGACGCGGCGACATCCCGTTCAGTTGCCAAATGAGTCAAGAACGCCTCGATCTCTGGCTTACCCATCTCGGCCGGGTGTCGCTTTCCATGGAATAAGATGAACTTGCGAACCCAAAGGCTGTACGTCTGCTCCGTGCGATAGCTATAGTGCTTGACACGTAACTCCTGAC encodes:
- a CDS encoding OmpP1/FadL family transporter produces the protein MTREGGIKPSPRQKGWLGRRITAGLIGALACAAAQANGSFSLPFDSVAGSGMAFAGVDAHADDLGAPARNPALHGARAETAATLGGHLAYYSTHFSGDARREQTEGGGDISGGDGGDPGRLDLPLPDIVISHRLGSHVAVGVSLSAPFGITLRFDPDWRGRYHSIDTVIRGVELVPAVAWQATDWLRVGLGLRAQVFDTEFSNDVDLGSYVQQAVIEEAGFNATTPACMLAGEPTLPGKYDFHNRLESREFALAWQAGALLQLRRDLALGLSYRAPVPHRLDGAASRERRGWTLEEFHDDPCLTGVRVGLAAMGRSYEDEVATPVAAATSDTGFSTRLTLPETLSSSLVWQPGRWTVAGSLRWTRWSRLQSATVVFDNATPTVTQPLHFQDSVLAALGVGYRLHERWTVSAGFAQESSTVDDQSRSARAPDSERRYLSAGVGWRVLKPLRIVMSVGVIRGKRAAVRDFTAATGTNHLLAGQFEPLTLVYGGARLEWLL
- a CDS encoding DUF4282 domain-containing protein; amino-acid sequence: MSRTSSQHRRQTTLGPLWAAIHDVQFRQGVAARMLTPVYIVCLAGLGVFCVATVSDAFAESLWLGLFNLLVVGPAYFLVGAVLARVVLETIRAIIQIADDMHRIAETHDRVADMSPMKSLMSAIGQAGRGDDSRGRD
- a CDS encoding phage integrase N-terminal SAM-like domain-containing protein, which gives rise to MLDQLRQELRVKHYSYRTEQTYSLWVRKFILFHGKRHPAEMGKPEIEAFLTHLATERDVAASTQNQAMSAILFLNRHGETRTGSRRQVAACKQARQGARYEVWSFQMSDEHPFAGSELKPPKASPPGEAHGCAD